The proteins below come from a single Streptococcus porcinus genomic window:
- a CDS encoding osmoprotectant ABC transporter substrate-binding protein, with the protein MKKKLYISLSIFLTFIACFFAYHHFFKKQGETIRIAAQSTTESSIMANIIAELVNHELGYQTVIVPNLGSSNVTHQAQLRGDADISATRYTGTDITGSLRMAAVKDPQKAAKIVKKEFTKRFNQTWFPSYGFSDTYAFMVTDDYAKQNHLETISDMKAIKASAKVGIDSTWMNRKGDGYPDFSKTYGFTFDNLYPMQIGLVYDAVSSDKMQAVLGYSTDGRIQSYGLKILKDDKQFFPPYECSMVVSNSLLKKYPKLKKVLHRLDGQISLETMQTLNYKVDDRLLEPAVVAKDFLRSHHYFKGGNKNE; encoded by the coding sequence ATGAAAAAGAAACTCTACATTAGCCTTTCTATTTTTCTTACATTTATTGCTTGTTTTTTTGCTTATCATCATTTCTTTAAAAAGCAGGGCGAAACTATTAGAATCGCTGCACAGAGTACAACTGAATCTAGCATCATGGCCAATATCATCGCTGAATTAGTCAATCATGAACTAGGCTACCAAACAGTAATTGTCCCCAATTTAGGCTCTTCAAACGTCACCCACCAAGCACAATTACGTGGTGATGCTGATATATCTGCAACTCGCTATACCGGAACAGATATTACAGGTTCGTTAAGGATGGCTGCAGTCAAAGATCCTCAAAAGGCTGCTAAAATTGTCAAAAAAGAATTCACAAAACGCTTTAATCAAACTTGGTTCCCATCCTATGGCTTTTCAGATACCTACGCCTTTATGGTCACCGATGATTACGCCAAACAAAATCATCTCGAAACCATTTCTGACATGAAAGCCATCAAAGCAAGTGCCAAAGTAGGTATCGATAGTACTTGGATGAACCGTAAAGGTGATGGTTATCCCGACTTTTCAAAAACTTATGGTTTTACTTTCGATAACTTGTACCCTATGCAAATTGGACTAGTATACGACGCTGTTTCAAGCGATAAAATGCAGGCAGTTTTAGGTTATTCAACTGATGGTCGGATTCAAAGTTATGGTTTGAAAATTCTTAAGGATGATAAACAATTTTTCCCTCCTTATGAATGTTCAATGGTAGTCAGCAATTCTCTCTTAAAAAAATATCCTAAATTAAAGAAAGTGCTCCATCGACTTGACGGACAAATTAGCTTGGAAACTATGCAAACCCTGAACTATAAAGTTGATGACCGACTTCTAGAACCCGCAGTTGTCGCAAAAGATTTTCTAAGAAGCCATCATTATTTCAAAGGAGGTAATAAGAATGAGTGA
- a CDS encoding isoprenyl transferase gives MLRLKLKSKEVKLEKIPKHIGIIMDGNGRWAKKRLKPRVFGHKAGMDALQEVTLTASNYGVKVLTVYAFSTENWTRPQDEVKFIMNLPVEFFDKYVPELNKNNVRIQMIGETHRLPAETLNALKRAIETTRKNSGLVLNFALNYGGRAEITSAVRMIAQDVLDANLNPGDITEELIANYLMTDHLPYLYRNPDLIIRTSGELRLSNFLPWQSAYSEFYFTPVLWPDFKSAEFIKALEEYNRRHRRFGGV, from the coding sequence TAAAATCAAAAGAAGTTAAACTCGAAAAAATTCCTAAGCATATTGGGATTATCATGGATGGCAATGGTCGCTGGGCAAAAAAACGCTTAAAGCCACGTGTGTTTGGTCATAAGGCTGGTATGGATGCTCTGCAAGAAGTAACTCTTACAGCATCAAATTATGGCGTGAAAGTCCTAACAGTTTATGCATTTTCGACTGAGAATTGGACACGCCCGCAAGACGAAGTCAAATTTATTATGAATTTACCCGTTGAATTCTTTGACAAATATGTACCAGAACTCAATAAAAACAATGTGCGTATCCAAATGATTGGGGAAACACATCGTTTGCCAGCAGAGACTTTAAATGCTCTTAAGAGAGCTATCGAGACAACTCGAAAGAACTCAGGTTTGGTTCTTAATTTTGCCTTGAATTATGGAGGTCGTGCAGAAATTACAAGTGCTGTTCGAATGATTGCTCAAGATGTCCTCGATGCCAACTTAAACCCAGGTGATATCACTGAAGAATTGATAGCCAACTACCTTATGACAGATCACCTTCCTTACCTATACAGAAACCCTGATTTGATTATTAGAACAAGTGGTGAGTTGAGATTAAGTAATTTTTTACCTTGGCAATCTGCTTATAGTGAGTTTTATTTTACACCTGTTTTGTGGCCTGATTTTAAGAGCGCTGAGTTTATCAAAGCTTTAGAAGAGTACAATCGCCGTCACCGCCGTTTTGGTGGGGTTTAG
- a CDS encoding phosphatidate cytidylyltransferase, whose product MKQRIIWGGIAAVVFLPFLIVGRLPFQLFVATLAMIAVSEMLRMKQLEIFSFEGILAMLAAFVLTVPMDHYLTFLPIDASFACFGLIVFFFLAGTVINSNHYSFEDAAFPIATSLYIGIGFQNLVNARISGIDKVLLALFIVWATDMGAYFIGRKFGRRKLLAKVSPNKTIEGSLGGIVSALAVSFIFMLIDRAVYSPFHFLTMLVFVIFFSIFAQFGDLVESSIKRHFGVKDSGKLIPGHGGILDRFDSIIFVFPIMHLFGLF is encoded by the coding sequence ATGAAACAACGTATTATCTGGGGCGGGATTGCTGCAGTCGTTTTTTTACCATTTTTAATTGTTGGAAGGCTACCTTTTCAGCTGTTTGTTGCTACTTTAGCAATGATTGCAGTATCAGAAATGCTTCGTATGAAACAATTGGAAATTTTTTCATTTGAAGGAATTTTAGCGATGTTAGCGGCGTTTGTTTTGACTGTTCCAATGGATCATTATTTAACCTTTTTACCAATTGATGCTAGTTTTGCTTGTTTTGGGTTAATTGTTTTCTTCTTTTTAGCAGGAACGGTTATCAATAGCAACCACTATTCATTTGAAGATGCAGCTTTTCCCATTGCAACTAGTTTGTATATTGGAATAGGCTTTCAAAATTTAGTGAATGCAAGGATATCGGGTATTGATAAGGTGCTACTTGCCCTGTTTATTGTCTGGGCAACAGACATGGGTGCTTACTTTATCGGTCGTAAATTTGGTCGTCGCAAATTATTAGCTAAAGTATCACCAAATAAAACAATTGAAGGAAGTCTAGGTGGGATTGTCTCAGCTCTTGCCGTTTCTTTTATCTTTATGCTAATTGATCGTGCTGTCTATTCACCATTTCATTTCTTAACGATGTTAGTTTTTGTCATTTTCTTTTCTATTTTTGCGCAATTTGGCGACCTTGTCGAAAGCTCGATTAAAAGACATTTTGGTGTCAAAGATTCTGGAAAATTAATCCCAGGTCATGGTGGTATTTTGGATCGTTTTGATTCAATAATCTTTGTCTTCCCAATCATGCACCTTTTTGGCCTCTTTTAA
- a CDS encoding ABC transporter permease: protein MSDMNTWDQLVYYFNHNGSYILTQFLRHFLISAYGVFLAALLGVPLGIIIARKTHLRQFVMGIANVLQTIPSLAMISILMLGLGLGTKTVIATVFLYSLLPIISNTYTGIKNVSNDLVDVAKGMGMTKSQRLFMVELPLSLSVIMAGIRNALVVAIGITAIGAFVGGGGLGDIIVRGTNATNGGAIILAGSLPTALMAIFSDIILGALQRMLEPKGNSHS from the coding sequence ATGAGTGACATGAATACTTGGGATCAACTTGTCTATTATTTTAATCATAATGGCTCCTACATTCTGACACAATTTCTCAGACATTTTTTGATTTCTGCCTACGGTGTCTTCTTAGCTGCTTTACTAGGTGTTCCTCTCGGAATTATTATCGCTCGTAAAACGCACTTACGGCAATTTGTCATGGGCATTGCCAATGTCTTACAAACCATTCCTTCACTAGCTATGATTTCAATATTAATGCTTGGTTTAGGCTTAGGCACCAAGACCGTTATTGCTACCGTTTTTCTTTACTCACTTTTGCCCATTATTAGCAACACATATACTGGTATCAAGAATGTCAGCAATGACCTAGTAGATGTTGCAAAAGGAATGGGTATGACTAAAAGTCAGCGCCTTTTCATGGTAGAGCTACCATTATCACTTTCTGTCATCATGGCAGGAATCCGAAATGCCCTGGTCGTTGCTATTGGTATTACAGCCATTGGAGCTTTTGTTGGTGGAGGTGGATTAGGTGATATCATCGTCCGAGGTACAAATGCAACAAATGGTGGGGCAATCATTCTTGCTGGTTCTCTACCGACAGCCCTCATGGCGATTTTTTCTGATATTATCCTCGGTGCACTGCAAAGGATGCTAGAACCTAAAGGAAATTCACATTCCTAA
- a CDS encoding ABC transporter permease, with the protein MVDFLTQYGGRLLFKTWEQTYISALALLFGILLAVPLGTALTRFPRLAKIIIALTSMLQTIPSLALLAMMIPLFGVGKTPAIIALFIYSLLPILRNTYVGLNNVDPNLKDSAEGMGMFPIQSIFLVELPLAMPVIMAGVRLSAIYVIAWATLASYIGAGGLGDLIFSGLNLFQPELIIGGTIPVILLSLLADFLLGLLERKLIPKQRREVKA; encoded by the coding sequence ATGGTTGATTTTTTGACACAGTACGGTGGACGCTTACTGTTTAAGACTTGGGAACAAACCTATATTTCTGCCCTTGCTCTACTCTTTGGCATCCTTTTAGCAGTCCCTCTAGGAACTGCACTTACGCGCTTTCCAAGGTTGGCTAAGATCATTATTGCCCTAACCAGCATGCTCCAAACAATCCCCAGTTTGGCCCTCTTAGCTATGATGATTCCGCTTTTTGGTGTCGGAAAAACTCCTGCCATCATCGCACTCTTCATTTACTCACTCTTACCGATTCTCAGAAATACCTACGTCGGTTTAAACAATGTCGACCCTAACTTAAAAGATAGTGCTGAAGGAATGGGGATGTTCCCAATTCAATCCATTTTCTTGGTTGAGTTGCCTCTAGCCATGCCTGTTATAATGGCGGGTGTAAGGCTATCTGCTATTTATGTAATTGCTTGGGCGACCTTAGCTTCTTATATTGGGGCAGGTGGCCTTGGAGACCTGATTTTCAGTGGTTTAAATCTCTTTCAGCCAGAATTAATAATCGGTGGGACCATTCCAGTTATCCTTTTATCTTTATTAGCAGATTTTCTCCTAGGTCTCCTTGAAAGGAAATTAATCCCCAAACAAAGAAGAGAGGTAAAAGCATGA
- a CDS encoding proline--tRNA ligase — translation MKQSKMLIPTLREMPSDAQVISHALMLRAGYVRQVSAGIYAYLPLANRTIEKLKGIMRQEFDKIGAVEMLAPALLTADLWRESGRYETYGEDLYKLKNRESSDFILGPTHEETFTTLIRDAVKSYKQLPLNLYQIQAKYRDEKRPRNGLLRTREFIMKDGYSFHQNDEDLDITYEDYRKAYEAIFTRSGLEFKGIIGDGGAMGGKDSQEFMAITPDRTDLNRWLVLDKSIPNLESIPENVLEEIKAELSAWMVSGEDTIAYSSESSYAANLEMASNAYNPSKKVEAQDALEEIATPDCKTIDQVAAFLNRGPESTIKTLLFMADGKPLVALLVGNDQVNDVKLKNYLGVDFLEVATEEEAQSVFGASFGSLGPVNLASDIRIVADRKVQDLANAVVGANKDGYHLIGVNPERDFHAEYVDIREVKEGEISPDGHGVLRFARGIEIGHIFKLGTRYSKSLGATILDENGRAVPIVMGCYGIGVSRILSAVIEQHARLFVNKTPKGDYRFAWGVNFPEELAPFDVHLITVNTKDQEAQDLTSKVEHDLMAKGYEVLTDDRNERVGSKFSDSDLIGLPIRITVGKKASEGIVEIKIKASGDSIEVHADNIIETLDILTKK, via the coding sequence ATGAAACAATCTAAAATGTTAATTCCAACCTTGCGTGAAATGCCAAGCGATGCTCAGGTCATTAGTCATGCCTTGATGTTACGTGCTGGATATGTTCGTCAAGTATCTGCTGGAATATATGCTTACTTACCCCTTGCTAACCGAACGATTGAGAAATTAAAAGGGATTATGCGTCAAGAGTTTGATAAGATTGGTGCCGTAGAAATGTTAGCGCCAGCCTTGTTGACAGCAGATCTATGGCGTGAATCAGGTCGATATGAGACCTACGGCGAGGACCTCTATAAGTTAAAAAATCGAGAGTCATCCGATTTTATTCTAGGGCCAACTCACGAAGAAACATTCACAACCTTGATTCGTGATGCCGTTAAATCTTACAAGCAACTTCCTCTTAATCTCTATCAAATTCAAGCCAAATACCGTGATGAAAAACGTCCTCGCAATGGCTTGTTAAGAACCCGTGAATTCATCATGAAAGATGGCTATAGTTTCCATCAAAATGATGAAGATTTGGATATTACTTACGAAGATTACCGCAAAGCCTATGAAGCAATTTTCACGAGGTCTGGTCTTGAATTTAAGGGTATTATTGGTGATGGTGGTGCTATGGGTGGCAAAGATTCCCAAGAATTTATGGCCATCACACCTGATAGAACTGATTTAAATCGTTGGTTGGTTCTTGATAAATCCATTCCTAACTTAGAGTCTATTCCTGAAAATGTGCTAGAAGAAATAAAGGCAGAACTAAGCGCTTGGATGGTCTCTGGAGAAGACACAATAGCTTACTCTAGTGAATCAAGCTATGCGGCTAATTTAGAAATGGCTAGCAATGCTTATAATCCTAGCAAAAAAGTTGAAGCACAAGATGCTCTAGAAGAAATAGCTACCCCAGATTGTAAAACAATTGATCAAGTTGCAGCCTTTTTAAATCGCGGACCGGAATCGACAATCAAAACCTTGCTCTTTATGGCAGATGGTAAACCATTGGTTGCTTTATTAGTTGGTAATGACCAAGTTAATGATGTTAAATTGAAAAATTACCTAGGCGTTGACTTTTTAGAAGTGGCTACTGAAGAAGAAGCGCAATCGGTCTTTGGTGCTTCTTTTGGGTCACTGGGGCCTGTTAACTTAGCAAGTGACATTCGTATAGTTGCTGATCGTAAGGTTCAAGATTTAGCTAATGCAGTAGTAGGAGCTAATAAGGATGGCTATCATTTAATAGGTGTTAACCCTGAACGTGACTTCCATGCTGAGTATGTTGATATTCGAGAAGTTAAAGAAGGAGAAATATCACCAGACGGTCATGGGGTACTCCGCTTTGCCCGTGGTATTGAGATTGGCCATATCTTTAAACTTGGAACTCGTTATTCTAAGAGTCTAGGTGCTACAATTCTTGATGAGAATGGCCGAGCGGTTCCAATTGTTATGGGCTGTTATGGTATCGGAGTTAGTCGAATCTTATCAGCAGTTATTGAACAACATGCAAGATTATTTGTGAACAAGACTCCAAAAGGGGACTATCGTTTTGCATGGGGAGTTAATTTCCCAGAAGAATTAGCACCTTTTGATGTTCATCTTATTACTGTTAATACTAAAGACCAAGAGGCTCAAGACCTAACAAGCAAGGTTGAACATGACTTAATGGCTAAAGGTTATGAGGTTCTGACAGATGATCGTAATGAGCGGGTCGGCTCAAAATTCTCTGACAGTGATCTGATTGGCTTGCCAATTCGTATTACGGTTGGTAAAAAGGCTTCTGAAGGAATTGTTGAAATTAAAATCAAAGCAAGTGGAGATAGCATTGAAGTACATGCTGATAATATTATTGAAACACTTGATATTTTAACTAAAAAATAA
- the rseP gene encoding RIP metalloprotease RseP: MLGLLTFVIIFGIIVVVHEFGHFYFAKKSGILVREFAIGMGPKVFYHTDKEGTLYTVRLLPLGGYVRMAGWGDDKTEIKTGTPASLTLDSSGQVIRINLSQVKLDPTSLPMNVTGYDLEKELTITGLVIDETKTYSVHHDATIVEEDGTEIRIAPLDVQYQNASVWGRLITNFAGPMNNFILGTLVFILLTFVQGGAYDYSSNHIRVAKDGPAAQAGIKNNDQILKVGSYQISNWQDLTTAIHKTTENMKKGQSIPVTVKSKGAEKVINIKPKKIKNTYVIGTQVGLKTSLKDKIVGGFQMALRGATIIIIALKNLILSFSLDKLGGPVAMYQMSNEAAQNGLESVLSLMGMLSINLGIFNLIPIPALDGGKILMNIIEAIRRKPLKQETETYITIAGVAVMLVLMIAVTWNDIMRAFF, encoded by the coding sequence ATGCTAGGCTTATTAACCTTCGTTATCATTTTTGGCATAATTGTAGTTGTCCATGAATTTGGGCATTTCTATTTTGCAAAGAAATCTGGTATTCTCGTGAGAGAATTCGCTATAGGGATGGGACCAAAAGTTTTTTATCATACAGATAAAGAAGGTACCCTATATACCGTTAGATTATTACCTCTAGGAGGCTATGTTCGTATGGCTGGTTGGGGTGATGATAAGACTGAGATCAAAACGGGGACACCCGCAAGTTTGACATTAGATTCATCTGGTCAGGTTATCCGTATTAATTTATCGCAGGTTAAACTGGATCCCACTAGTTTACCGATGAATGTAACTGGCTATGATTTAGAAAAAGAATTAACAATTACAGGTTTAGTAATTGATGAAACGAAAACCTATTCTGTCCACCATGATGCAACAATTGTTGAAGAAGACGGTACAGAAATTAGAATTGCTCCGCTTGACGTTCAATATCAAAACGCAAGTGTTTGGGGGCGATTGATTACTAATTTTGCTGGTCCTATGAATAACTTTATCTTAGGAACGCTGGTTTTTATCCTTCTAACATTTGTTCAGGGGGGAGCTTATGATTACAGCAGCAACCATATTAGGGTGGCTAAGGATGGCCCAGCAGCGCAAGCAGGTATTAAAAACAATGATCAAATCCTGAAAGTTGGCTCTTACCAGATATCAAATTGGCAAGATTTGACAACTGCTATTCATAAAACGACTGAGAACATGAAAAAAGGTCAGTCAATACCGGTGACAGTTAAATCAAAAGGTGCTGAAAAAGTCATTAATATTAAACCTAAAAAGATAAAGAACACCTATGTTATTGGAACTCAAGTGGGTTTGAAAACGAGTTTGAAAGATAAAATAGTGGGCGGTTTTCAGATGGCTCTAAGAGGGGCAACGATTATTATTATTGCTCTAAAAAATCTTATTTTGAGTTTTAGTTTAGATAAACTTGGTGGCCCAGTTGCTATGTACCAAATGTCTAATGAAGCAGCTCAGAATGGATTGGAATCAGTACTGTCCTTAATGGGTATGCTATCTATAAACTTGGGAATTTTTAATCTTATTCCGATTCCAGCATTAGATGGTGGTAAAATTCTCATGAATATCATTGAAGCTATTCGTCGTAAACCACTGAAACAAGAAACAGAGACCTATATTACAATTGCAGGAGTGGCTGTTATGCTGGTATTAATGATAGCTGTAACCTGGAATGATATTATGCGCGCTTTTTTCTAA
- a CDS encoding betaine/proline/choline family ABC transporter ATP-binding protein (Members of the family are the ATP-binding subunit of ABC transporters for substrates such as betaine, L-proline or other amino acids, choline, carnitine, etc. The substrate specificity is best determined from the substrate-binding subunit, rather than this subunit, as it interacts with the permease subunit and not with substrate directly.), which translates to METPIIEYQNVNKIYGDKIAVDKINLKIMPGDFICFIGTSGSGKTTLMRMINRMLKPSNGKILFKGKDISEFNPVQLRRKIGYVIQSIGLMPHMTIYENITLVPKLLKWSEEDKIAKAKELLKIVELPEDFLDRYPSELSGGQQQRIGVIRALAADQDIILMDEPFGALDPITREGIQDLVKSLQEKMGKTIILVTHDMDEALKLATKIIVMDNGKMVQEASPTALLQKPATEFVEKMIGEERLMRAQSNITPVKSIMLPNPVSITAEKNLSEAISLMRQKRVDSLLVTENESLIGVIDLESLSNRYQKYLLVSDLMTPITFSVQEDALLRDTAQRIFKRGLKYAPVVDKDNKLKGVITRSSLVDILYNFIWGSEEEEEANG; encoded by the coding sequence ATGGAAACACCAATCATTGAATACCAAAATGTTAATAAGATATATGGCGATAAAATAGCTGTTGATAAGATTAATTTAAAAATTATGCCAGGAGATTTTATCTGCTTTATCGGAACTAGTGGTTCTGGTAAAACAACTCTAATGCGAATGATCAATCGCATGTTAAAACCTAGTAATGGTAAAATTCTTTTCAAAGGGAAAGATATCTCAGAATTCAACCCAGTCCAGTTACGACGGAAAATTGGCTATGTTATCCAAAGTATCGGACTTATGCCACATATGACTATTTACGAAAATATCACTCTTGTACCAAAACTTCTCAAATGGTCAGAGGAAGACAAAATAGCTAAGGCCAAAGAGTTACTTAAAATTGTTGAGCTTCCAGAAGACTTTTTAGATCGCTATCCTTCTGAATTATCTGGTGGGCAACAACAACGGATTGGGGTAATCCGTGCTTTAGCTGCTGATCAAGATATTATTTTAATGGATGAACCTTTTGGAGCTCTAGACCCAATTACACGAGAAGGCATTCAAGACCTAGTCAAATCTCTGCAAGAGAAAATGGGGAAAACCATTATCCTTGTCACTCATGATATGGACGAAGCCCTCAAATTAGCAACAAAAATCATTGTTATGGATAATGGCAAAATGGTTCAAGAAGCCTCGCCAACCGCACTACTTCAAAAACCAGCTACTGAATTTGTTGAAAAAATGATTGGTGAAGAACGGTTGATGCGTGCTCAGTCCAATATTACACCAGTTAAATCTATTATGTTGCCTAATCCTGTTTCTATCACGGCAGAAAAAAACCTATCTGAAGCAATTTCTTTAATGCGTCAGAAAAGGGTTGACTCGCTCCTAGTGACAGAAAATGAAAGCCTGATTGGGGTTATTGACTTAGAATCTCTCAGCAATCGGTACCAAAAATACCTCCTGGTCTCCGATTTAATGACACCAATTACTTTTTCCGTCCAAGAAGATGCACTCCTTAGAGACACCGCTCAACGTATTTTTAAACGTGGGCTTAAGTACGCGCCAGTTGTTGATAAAGACAACAAACTAAAAGGAGTTATTACTCGCTCCTCCTTAGTCGATATCCTCTATAACTTTATTTGGGGTTCAGAGGAAGAGGAGGAAGCAAATGGTTGA